A single genomic interval of Carassius auratus strain Wakin chromosome 30, ASM336829v1, whole genome shotgun sequence harbors:
- the LOC113049375 gene encoding tubulin beta-4B chain translates to MREIVHLQAGQCGNQIGAKFWEVISDEHGIDPTGTYHGDSDLQLERINVYYNEATGGKYVPRAVLVDLEPGTMDSVRSGPFGQIFRPDNFVFGQSGAGNNWAKGHYTEGAELVDSVLDVVRKEAESCDCLQGFQLTHSLGGGTGSGMGTLLISKIREEYPDRIMNTFSVVPSPKVSDTVVEPYNATLSVHQLVENTDETYCIDNEALYDICFRTLKLTTPTYGDLNHLVSATMSGVTTCLRFPGQLNADLRKLAVNMVPFPRLHFFMPGFAPLTSRGSQQYRALTVPELTQQMFDAKNMMAACDPRHGRYLTVAAVFRGRMSMKEVDEQMLNVQNKNSSYFVEWIPNNVKTAVCDIPPRGLKMAATFIGNSTAIQELFKRISEQFTAMFRRKAFLHWYTGEGMDEMEFTEAESNMNDLVSEYQQYQDATAEEEGEFEEEGEEELA, encoded by the exons ATGAGGGAAATTGTTCACCTGCAAGCTGGTCAGTGTGGAAACCAAATCGGTGCCAAA TTTTGGGAGGTGATTAGTGATGAGCACGGGATTGACCCGACGGGAACTTACCATGGAGACAGTGATCTGCAGTTGGAGCGGATTAATGTGTACTACAACGAAGCCACTG GTGGAAAGTATGTACCCCGTGCTGTTCTTGTGGACCTGGAGCCTGGAACCATGGATTCAGTGAGATCTGGACCATTTGGGCAGATCTTCCGACCGGATAATTTTGTCTTTG GCCAGAGTGGTGCTGGAAACAACTGGGCCAAGGGTCACTACACAGAAGGAGCTGAGCTTGTAGACTCCGTCCTCGATGTGGTCCGTAAGGAAGCAGAAAGCTGTGATTGCCTTCAAGGCTTCCAGCTCACACATTCCCTTGGAGGCGGCACTGGGTCAGGCATGGGCACGCTCCTCATCAGTAAAATCCGTGAGGAGTACCCAGACCGCATCATGAACACCTTCAGCGTGGTGCCTTCACCCAAAGTCTCAGACACCGTTGTGGAGCCTTATAATGCCACGCTGTCTGTCCATCAACTGGTGGAGAACACAGATGAAACGTATTGCATCGACAACGAGGCACTGTATGACATCTGTTTCCGTACGCTCAAACTCACTACTCCCACCTACGGTGATCTCAACCACCTTGTGTCTGCCACGATGAGCGGGGTCACCACCTGTCTGCGCTTCCCTGGTCAGCTCAACGCTGATCTGCGCAAACTGGCTGTCAACATGGTACCTTTCCCCCGTCTGCATTTCTTCATGCCGGGCTTCGCCCCCCTCACCAGCAGGGGGAGCCAGCAATACCGGGCTCTTACGGTgcccgagctcacccagcagatgtTCGATGCCAAGAACATGATGGCTGCTTGTGACCCCCGCCACGGCCGCTACCTCACCGTTGCTGCTGTTTTCCGAGGCCGCATGTCCATGAAGGAAGTGGATGAGCAGATGCTGAATGTCCAGAACAAGAACAGCAGCTATTTTGTGGAATGGATCCCCAATAACGTCAAGACCGCTGTGTGTGACATCCCACCTCGAGGTCTCAAAATGGCAGCCACGTTCATCGGCAACAGCACTGCCATTCAGGAGCTGTTCAAGCGCATCTCTGAGCAGTTCACTGCTATGTTCAGGCGCAAGGCCTTCTTGCATTGGTACACAGGTGAGGGGATGGATGAGATGGAGTTCACAGAGGCTGAGAGCAACATGAATGACTTG